Proteins co-encoded in one Polaromonas vacuolata genomic window:
- a CDS encoding transporter substrate-binding domain-containing protein gives MKYGINLVALYNNQASINALGDGRCDGLLYDDTNIVALLQTTRWSSDHEMRLPTLYVTPWSIALRSQEHGSAFERLISDAIVDWHRTGQLLELERHWKIPASSFALKHNQIWNQKKTDGTYFCGEKLNPDTPKECR, from the coding sequence GTGAAGTACGGCATTAATTTAGTTGCCCTCTACAACAACCAAGCCTCTATTAATGCACTGGGTGACGGTCGTTGTGACGGCTTACTCTACGACGACACCAATATCGTTGCACTGCTGCAAACCACGCGCTGGAGCAGTGACCATGAAATGCGACTGCCAACACTTTATGTCACACCATGGTCAATTGCACTGAGATCACAAGAACACGGCAGTGCTTTTGAACGACTCATTTCTGATGCAATAGTTGATTGGCATAGAACCGGTCAATTATTAGAACTTGAGCGACATTGGAAAATCCCCGCATCGAGCTTTGCGCTCAAACACAATCAAATTTGGAATCAAAAAAAAACTGACGGTACTTATTTCTGTGGAGAAAAACTCAACCCAGATACACCAAAGGAATGTCGATGA
- a CDS encoding O-antigen ligase family protein, producing the protein MLMGEKINLRLTIICAAAASVGLSMAFISIFKFLLLLCGLTVLFKAWRLSSIKIPPVLLGKATPIAIMLVLAAFAISLAWTIAPIDQAFGSLAKYAKLLIIIFIMCLIRSRREALLAAAWFAGSQLFLVLGAWALYLGIPIPWASSKMAMTEYAVFSTYLDQGIMSAVFALLCWHLRSLVPGRYGPGLAIGVGVLSLGSVLFVLSGRSGHLVAIAGLSLAIMWELPKRFRVLVVTLPFLLAALLFATSEKVRERLTVVQSEVQAYSSTAQSNTSSGLRLMMWRYASIMIEQHPARGLGSGSWTTEYNRLQHADNPSFENIQPMGNPHQEYLLWGLQLGIGGILLFLGLMLSILRDSLRMADKYRRALQTCLAGLAVACLFNSSLYDALIGDFFCMTLGLLLALGANYKPKVLSAQVSRVSPA; encoded by the coding sequence ATGCTCATGGGGGAAAAAATCAACCTTCGGTTGACCATTATTTGTGCCGCAGCCGCTAGTGTTGGCCTGTCGATGGCTTTTATCAGTATCTTTAAATTTCTGTTGCTGCTTTGCGGCTTGACTGTTTTATTCAAAGCTTGGCGCCTAAGCAGCATCAAAATACCGCCAGTATTGCTTGGAAAAGCCACTCCCATTGCCATCATGCTGGTGTTGGCAGCGTTTGCAATAAGCCTTGCATGGACGATTGCGCCCATAGACCAGGCGTTTGGTAGTTTGGCTAAGTACGCTAAGTTACTAATCATTATTTTCATCATGTGCTTGATACGCAGCAGGCGCGAAGCCCTTTTGGCCGCAGCATGGTTTGCCGGGTCACAATTATTTTTAGTCTTAGGCGCTTGGGCTTTATATCTTGGAATACCGATTCCATGGGCCAGCTCAAAAATGGCCATGACTGAATATGCCGTTTTTTCTACCTATCTAGACCAAGGCATTATGAGTGCGGTGTTTGCCTTGCTCTGCTGGCACTTGCGCAGTTTAGTGCCAGGCCGATATGGCCCTGGCCTTGCCATAGGTGTTGGGGTTTTATCGCTAGGCAGTGTGCTGTTTGTTTTAAGTGGCAGAAGCGGTCACTTGGTGGCTATCGCAGGTCTGTCACTGGCCATCATGTGGGAGCTGCCGAAACGATTTCGGGTCTTAGTGGTGACACTACCTTTTTTGCTTGCCGCATTGCTGTTTGCCACATCAGAAAAAGTACGCGAGAGATTGACGGTTGTTCAAAGCGAAGTGCAGGCCTACTCAAGCACAGCGCAAAGCAACACTTCATCTGGCTTACGGCTAATGATGTGGCGTTATGCTTCGATAATGATCGAGCAACACCCAGCCAGAGGCTTAGGCTCTGGCAGTTGGACCACTGAGTACAACCGCCTACAGCACGCTGACAACCCTAGCTTTGAAAACATTCAACCGATGGGGAACCCGCACCAAGAGTATCTACTCTGGGGGCTGCAGCTTGGCATAGGCGGCATTTTGCTGTTTTTAGGCTTAATGCTAAGCATACTTAGAGATTCGCTGCGTATGGCTGATAAATATAGGCGCGCACTGCAAACTTGTCTCGCAGGTTTAGCGGTCGCTTGTCTTTTTAATTCGTCTCTTTACGACGCTTTGATTGGCGACTTTTTCTGTATGACCTTAGGCTTATTACTCGCCTTGGGCGCTAATTACAAACCCAAAGTGCTCAGCGCTCAAGTATCCAGAGTAAGCCCCGCATGA
- the tolB gene encoding Tol-Pal system beta propeller repeat protein TolB, with the protein MSTTPQAISFPRRSMLALLCVGGVISSAPALAQFRIEVSGVGLTQMPVAVAAFRGEAQSPQKIGSIVMADLARSGIFRSVDTSGFAADETTRPDLAQWRLKGADSLVTGSVTSLADGRFDVRLRLWDVVRGIDLGGQSFAASSADLRLSAHRIADFVYEKLTGEKGIFSTRIAYVTKSGKRYTLWIADADGENAQSALASPEPIISPAWSPSGTQLAYVSFESRKPVIYSHDVATGKRRLLANFRGSNSAPAWSPDGRQVVATLSRDGGSQLYVLDANGGEPRRLTQTSSIDTEPAYSPDGKYIYFVSDRGGAPQIYRMSPTGSNAERVTFNGNYNISPALSPDGRWLAFISRVSGAFKLQVMELATGNVAQITDTSSDESPSFAPNSRLIVFATNQQGRESLMTTTLDGKIKTRLAGAGGDIREPDWGPFMR; encoded by the coding sequence ATGAGTACTACCCCCCAAGCAATCAGTTTCCCCCGACGCTCCATGCTGGCCTTGCTTTGCGTTGGTGGCGTCATCAGCTCAGCGCCGGCACTGGCACAGTTCCGAATTGAAGTCAGCGGCGTTGGCCTGACCCAGATGCCGGTAGCTGTGGCCGCCTTTCGCGGCGAAGCACAGTCGCCGCAAAAAATTGGCAGTATAGTGATGGCCGACTTGGCACGAAGCGGTATTTTTCGTAGTGTCGATACCAGCGGCTTTGCTGCCGATGAAACCACTAGGCCTGACCTCGCGCAGTGGCGGTTAAAAGGCGCAGATTCGCTTGTGACTGGCAGCGTTACGTCTCTTGCCGATGGCCGCTTTGATGTGCGTCTCAGGCTCTGGGATGTGGTGCGCGGCATCGATCTTGGCGGCCAAAGCTTTGCCGCTAGCAGTGCCGATCTGCGTTTGTCAGCGCACCGCATTGCCGACTTTGTATATGAGAAATTGACCGGTGAAAAAGGTATTTTTTCCACCCGTATTGCTTATGTGACTAAGAGCGGCAAGCGCTACACCTTGTGGATAGCTGACGCCGATGGTGAAAATGCGCAGTCCGCACTGGCTAGCCCAGAACCCATCATTTCTCCGGCTTGGTCGCCTAGTGGCACGCAATTGGCCTATGTGTCTTTTGAATCGCGTAAACCAGTGATTTATTCGCATGATGTGGCGACCGGCAAGCGTCGTTTGTTGGCTAACTTTCGCGGCTCTAACAGCGCGCCGGCTTGGTCACCGGACGGTCGACAGGTTGTAGCCACTTTAAGCCGCGATGGTGGCTCCCAGCTATATGTGTTGGACGCTAACGGCGGAGAGCCGCGCCGCTTAACCCAAACCTCTAGTATTGATACCGAACCGGCTTACTCGCCTGATGGTAAATATATTTATTTCGTCAGTGACCGCGGCGGTGCGCCACAAATTTACCGAATGAGTCCGACCGGTTCTAACGCTGAACGCGTGACCTTTAACGGTAACTACAACATCTCGCCAGCACTCAGTCCTGACGGTCGCTGGCTGGCCTTTATCTCGCGCGTGAGTGGTGCCTTTAAATTACAGGTGATGGAGTTAGCCACTGGTAATGTCGCGCAAATCACTGATACATCTTCGGATGAAAGTCCTAGCTTTGCACCCAATAGTCGCTTAATTGTTTTTGCGACTAACCAGCAAGGCCGTGAATCGTTAATGACGACCACGCTTGACGGCAAGATTAAAACTCGGCTCGCCGGTGCTGGTGGTGATATTCGTGAGCCCGATTGGGGTCCATTCATGCGCTAA
- a CDS encoding glycosyltransferase family 2 protein, giving the protein MASLSVIVITKNEAHNIQTCLQALSFADQCVVLDSGSSDATCEIARELGAEVTQSTDWQGFGIQKNRALALSTGDWVLSIDADEIVTPELREQILAALAAPQFDVYDFPRLSSYCGQYIRHSGWYPDRVTRLFKRGVADFSNDKVHERLITKSQVGQLKAHLLHHSFINFESVLSKVNHYSSAGAERMQSQNKTATPVTALLHGLWTFLRSYILRRGFLDGSMGLALAISNAEGSYYRYLKLWLMQRQTEQNAIPSRDPN; this is encoded by the coding sequence TTGGCAAGTCTTTCAGTCATTGTTATTACAAAAAACGAAGCCCACAACATTCAAACTTGTTTGCAAGCACTCTCGTTTGCAGACCAATGTGTGGTGCTGGACTCTGGCAGCAGCGATGCCACCTGCGAGATAGCCCGTGAGCTAGGGGCGGAAGTCACGCAGTCCACAGACTGGCAAGGCTTTGGCATCCAAAAAAATCGTGCGTTGGCTTTAAGCACCGGGGACTGGGTGCTGTCAATTGACGCCGATGAAATCGTCACGCCTGAATTACGCGAGCAAATTCTGGCGGCTTTGGCTGCGCCGCAATTCGATGTCTATGACTTTCCTCGGCTTTCTAGTTATTGCGGTCAATATATACGCCATTCAGGCTGGTATCCCGATCGTGTGACACGACTTTTTAAACGCGGCGTTGCGGATTTTTCTAACGACAAAGTGCATGAAAGATTAATCACAAAATCTCAAGTTGGTCAGCTCAAAGCACATTTGCTACACCACAGCTTTATCAATTTTGAAAGCGTGCTGAGCAAGGTCAACCACTACTCCAGTGCGGGTGCAGAGCGTATGCAATCACAAAATAAAACCGCAACGCCTGTGACTGCTTTGCTTCATGGCTTGTGGACTTTTCTGCGTAGCTATATTTTGCGCCGCGGTTTTCTTGATGGCAGCATGGGTTTGGCGTTGGCGATATCAAATGCCGAGGGCAGCTATTACCGCTATCTAAAGCTCTGGCTAATGCAGCGTCAAACAGAGCAGAACGCTATACCGAGTCGAGATCCGAATTAA
- a CDS encoding methyltransferase family protein, whose protein sequence is MGFFLVALQFSLLLLLANLAAPNVAQGQIPAGALLLALSSLALMGWTLMHNRIGNFNFRPMPKPEGQLITSGPYRWIRHPMYTAALLGASAMVWTGNLLPGLLLWFALANVLLLKCRLEERWMILQHPDYANYVLRTKRFIPGLI, encoded by the coding sequence ATGGGGTTTTTTCTAGTCGCGCTGCAATTTTCATTGCTACTGCTACTGGCCAACTTAGCTGCACCAAATGTTGCGCAAGGCCAAATACCAGCCGGTGCATTACTGCTGGCGCTAAGCTCACTAGCCTTAATGGGCTGGACACTGATGCATAACCGTATCGGTAATTTCAACTTTCGCCCCATGCCCAAACCAGAAGGTCAACTAATCACAAGTGGACCGTATCGCTGGATTAGACACCCCATGTACACGGCGGCCTTGCTAGGCGCCTCAGCCATGGTATGGACTGGCAACTTGTTGCCTGGCTTGTTGCTGTGGTTTGCATTGGCCAATGTACTGCTGCTAAAGTGCCGTCTGGAAGAGCGCTGGATGATCTTGCAACATCCCGATTACGCTAACTACGTGCTCCGCACTAAGCGATTTATCCCCGGTTTGATTTGA
- a CDS encoding class I SAM-dependent methyltransferase, translating to MNVPEPLGESDLRATYDSYFASKEYQQRYPHPNIGTLAFLQRHVMGQCQKILDVGCGDGRYAIPILQGCNANVTGCDISAAALKSFRDTAAAQAISDARFELLHHSVEQIHQNKYFDAMLMIFGVLSHIKKSNARKAMLQKLRQLAKPNCKLILSVPSIWRRRPWDLLASAFHHDSMLWGDISFNRTIAGKTQTFPYHLYSVSTLRLELKQAGWHLVACEAESLFPEWLVTQHERLGKIDHFAQRLLPASLGYGIRAMAVAVEGSE from the coding sequence ATGAATGTGCCCGAACCACTGGGCGAAAGCGATCTTCGCGCAACCTACGATAGCTACTTCGCGTCGAAGGAATATCAACAGCGCTATCCACACCCCAACATTGGAACGCTGGCATTTTTGCAGCGCCATGTCATGGGGCAATGTCAAAAAATTCTTGATGTGGGATGCGGCGATGGACGCTATGCCATCCCTATTTTGCAAGGCTGCAATGCTAATGTCACAGGCTGCGATATTTCCGCTGCAGCGTTGAAGTCATTTCGCGATACAGCAGCAGCGCAGGCTATTTCTGATGCGCGGTTTGAGCTGCTGCATCATTCAGTTGAACAGATACATCAAAACAAATATTTTGACGCCATGCTGATGATTTTTGGCGTGCTAAGCCACATTAAAAAAAGTAATGCTCGTAAAGCCATGTTGCAAAAATTAAGGCAACTGGCTAAACCTAACTGCAAACTTATTTTGTCAGTTCCCAGCATTTGGCGGCGCAGACCTTGGGACTTGTTGGCATCAGCTTTTCATCATGACAGCATGCTTTGGGGGGACATCAGTTTTAACCGAACTATTGCAGGTAAAACCCAAACCTTTCCGTATCACTTGTATAGCGTGAGCACGCTGAGGCTAGAGCTTAAACAAGCCGGTTGGCACTTAGTAGCGTGTGAAGCAGAAAGTTTGTTCCCAGAGTGGCTAGTTACCCAACACGAACGACTTGGAAAAATTGATCATTTTGCCCAACGTCTACTGCCAGCTTCGTTGGGGTACGGCATTCGGGCGATGGCGGTTGCTGTTGAGGGGAGCGAATAA
- a CDS encoding transporter substrate-binding domain-containing protein: MAQIKKRGEIIVGVKTDYPPFGQLTPDGEMQGLEHDLAQDLANRIGVKLKRVSVTGANRLQKLEEGTVDILIATLGDTAERRKVSALVEPGYYQSGATLLARPLSNLKSWQDLQGKTVCISQGGYFNASMAQMYLFTPLTFDTPGQAKLALRDGRCIGYLFDNIAAWTELQKPEWSDYQVLLPAEKVVTWRLQCQDQLKQTP, from the coding sequence TTGGCACAAATCAAAAAACGTGGCGAAATCATAGTCGGCGTAAAAACTGACTACCCACCATTCGGTCAGCTAACGCCTGATGGGGAGATGCAAGGTTTAGAGCACGACTTGGCACAAGACTTAGCCAATCGAATTGGTGTGAAGCTAAAACGCGTGAGTGTGACGGGTGCTAACCGATTACAAAAACTCGAAGAAGGCACGGTTGATATTTTGATTGCTACTTTGGGCGACACCGCTGAGCGCCGCAAAGTTAGTGCCTTAGTTGAACCCGGTTATTACCAGTCTGGCGCTACTTTACTGGCACGTCCACTTTCAAACTTAAAGAGCTGGCAAGACCTTCAGGGTAAAACCGTATGTATTTCGCAGGGCGGATATTTCAACGCTTCAATGGCGCAAATGTATTTATTTACGCCACTCACATTTGACACGCCAGGCCAAGCCAAGCTCGCCTTACGAGATGGGCGTTGCATCGGCTATTTGTTTGACAACATAGCAGCATGGACAGAGTTACAAAAGCCTGAGTGGTCGGATTATCAAGTTTTATTGCCCGCAGAAAAAGTCGTGACCTGGCGATTGCAATGCCAAGATCAGCTCAAACAAACGCCTTAG
- the ybgF gene encoding tol-pal system protein YbgF — translation MSLQQGKFILSAKRSLVAGMVTSMFALAAHAGLLEDDEARRAILELRQKSDLSAQRLSDEVKKSTDDNAAFRRSLLDLSNQIEMLRIDLAKQRGQDEQLARTVSELQRQQKDMALGVEERMKKFEPSKVLVDGQEFIAAPAEVRDFDAALASLRQGEFAAAQIAFINFDKRYPNSGYKPSVLFWLGNAQYALRNYKDAIVNFKALLSVAPAHLRASEAALSIANCQVELKDGKGARKTFEDILKVYPQSEAAGVAKTRLAQLK, via the coding sequence ATGTCCTTGCAGCAAGGTAAATTTATTCTTTCAGCAAAACGCAGCTTGGTCGCTGGTATGGTGACCAGCATGTTCGCTTTAGCTGCCCATGCCGGTCTCTTGGAGGACGACGAAGCGCGCCGAGCGATTTTAGAGCTGCGTCAAAAATCCGATTTGTCGGCGCAACGTTTGAGCGACGAAGTTAAAAAATCTACTGATGACAATGCTGCGTTTCGGCGCAGCCTGCTTGACCTTTCCAATCAGATCGAGATGCTGCGTATCGACTTGGCCAAGCAACGTGGTCAAGATGAGCAACTTGCCCGTACCGTCTCTGAGCTGCAGCGTCAGCAAAAAGACATGGCTTTAGGGGTGGAAGAGCGTATGAAGAAATTCGAGCCTTCCAAGGTGCTGGTTGACGGTCAAGAATTTATTGCGGCACCCGCTGAAGTGCGCGATTTTGATGCGGCCCTAGCTAGTCTTAGGCAAGGAGAATTTGCTGCTGCGCAGATTGCTTTCATAAATTTTGACAAGCGTTACCCTAACAGCGGCTACAAGCCATCAGTACTTTTTTGGTTGGGCAATGCGCAGTACGCGCTGCGCAATTACAAAGATGCGATTGTTAACTTCAAGGCTTTGCTGTCAGTAGCGCCTGCGCATTTACGTGCATCGGAAGCTGCTCTGTCGATTGCTAATTGCCAGGTCGAACTCAAAGACGGCAAGGGCGCGCGTAAAACGTTTGAAGATATTCTTAAGGTTTATCCTCAGTCTGAAGCGGCCGGCGTGGCTAAAACTCGACTGGCTCAGTTGAAATAA
- a CDS encoding succinylglutamate desuccinylase/aspartoacylase domain-containing protein, translated as MLQSAIEVMPRDLSAYKTGNTGIDYVHRFESGKPGPHVMINALTHGNEFCGMTAACHLLDTGLRPLLGTLTISFANVQAYETFNPESPFESRLITHNLNRVWSSQWLDGNEDSSELRRAREMRPAVAAADHILDIHSTSQDVVPFWVYPGFARNAAVAMALPSPGVHLVMPSGMNSGTPLIQHGQHGKATGSGTAMVVECGQHFLQATGDLAIKISLDYLAHFGLIQQRLESTTPQRRFELISTHVIANDDFVFSRPVVGFETFANGELIATDGDQEVRSPCDDCTIFMPARSVKVGHEGVYLTRPLN; from the coding sequence ATGCTCCAATCCGCAATCGAAGTTATGCCGCGCGACCTCAGCGCATACAAAACCGGTAACACCGGCATTGACTATGTGCACCGCTTCGAGTCGGGCAAACCCGGCCCACATGTGATGATTAACGCATTGACACATGGCAATGAATTTTGCGGCATGACAGCTGCTTGCCACTTGTTAGACACCGGCTTGCGCCCACTGCTAGGCACTTTAACGATCAGCTTTGCCAATGTCCAAGCCTATGAAACCTTTAACCCAGAGAGTCCGTTCGAGTCTCGCTTAATCACCCACAATCTCAACCGTGTTTGGTCTAGCCAATGGTTAGATGGAAATGAAGACAGCAGCGAGCTGCGCCGCGCTCGCGAAATGCGACCAGCTGTCGCAGCAGCCGATCACATACTAGACATACATTCAACCAGCCAAGATGTTGTCCCCTTTTGGGTCTATCCCGGCTTTGCTCGCAACGCCGCCGTAGCTATGGCCTTGCCCAGTCCTGGCGTTCATTTGGTCATGCCCAGCGGTATGAACTCTGGCACGCCACTGATTCAACACGGTCAACATGGAAAAGCCACCGGCAGCGGTACTGCCATGGTGGTGGAATGCGGTCAGCATTTCTTGCAAGCTACTGGCGACCTCGCCATAAAAATCAGCCTAGACTATCTCGCTCATTTTGGATTGATTCAACAACGCCTAGAATCAACCACGCCGCAACGCCGCTTTGAATTGATAAGTACACATGTCATTGCAAATGATGACTTTGTATTTAGCCGGCCAGTAGTTGGTTTCGAGACCTTCGCGAATGGCGAACTCATAGCCACAGATGGCGACCAAGAAGTACGCTCACCTTGCGATGACTGTACTATTTTCATGCCTGCACGCAGTGTCAAAGTCGGTCATGAAGGTGTTTACTTAACGCGGCCGCTGAACTGA
- a CDS encoding tRNA threonylcarbamoyladenosine dehydratase → MSLSNHQNPLPDADLERRFNGLARLYGVAGASKIRAAHVVVVGLGGVGSWAAEALARSGVARLTLIDLDNIAESNINRQIHALDSTLGQAKVQAMRERIAQINPDCDVRCIEEFVDASNWPAIAQLGRVQGQSGAGIAVIDACDQVRAKTAMAAWALQFNASQNADAKLHFISVGAAGGKREAHKVDIEDLSLTTHDPLLAQLRYRLRKEQGAARKGKIGVNCVFSREAVARPAPAARALIDENILASDQALEDKEFVMPIAASQNDDQSFVQSDNSLNCHGYGSVVSVTATFGICAAGWVLGKIAD, encoded by the coding sequence ATGAGCTTATCTAATCATCAAAATCCGTTACCTGATGCGGACTTAGAACGCCGCTTTAATGGCTTGGCGCGTCTTTATGGCGTGGCTGGCGCCAGCAAAATAAGAGCTGCCCACGTGGTCGTGGTTGGCTTGGGCGGTGTCGGTTCTTGGGCTGCTGAGGCGTTGGCGCGCAGTGGAGTGGCACGCTTAACTTTAATCGATTTGGATAATATCGCCGAGTCCAACATTAATCGTCAAATTCACGCCTTAGACAGCACGTTAGGCCAAGCCAAAGTCCAAGCTATGCGGGAACGGATTGCGCAGATCAATCCCGACTGCGATGTGCGCTGTATTGAAGAATTTGTAGACGCCAGCAACTGGCCAGCAATAGCCCAATTGGGCAGAGTTCAAGGTCAAAGCGGTGCCGGTATTGCGGTGATTGATGCCTGTGACCAAGTGCGCGCTAAGACCGCCATGGCGGCTTGGGCGCTGCAATTTAATGCGTCTCAAAATGCTGATGCAAAGCTGCATTTCATCTCAGTCGGCGCAGCTGGTGGAAAACGCGAAGCGCACAAGGTCGATATTGAAGATTTGTCCTTGACCACGCACGACCCATTGTTAGCCCAGTTGCGCTACCGCTTGCGCAAAGAGCAAGGTGCTGCACGTAAAGGAAAAATCGGTGTCAATTGTGTGTTTAGCCGCGAAGCCGTGGCGCGCCCAGCACCAGCGGCTCGAGCATTAATTGACGAGAATATTTTGGCTAGCGATCAGGCGCTAGAAGATAAGGAATTTGTTATGCCTATTGCGGCGTCTCAAAACGATGATCAAAGCTTTGTTCAAAGCGACAATAGTCTCAATTGTCATGGCTATGGATCTGTGGTCAGCGTCACCGCAACTTTTGGTATTTGCGCTGCTGGTTGGGTGCTTGGGAAAATAGCCGATTGA
- the pal gene encoding peptidoglycan-associated lipoprotein Pal, whose amino-acid sequence MKRSLYSIFSAILLSSALVACSSGVKLNEAPVESLGTSANAAGAGGNASGVANRGVEPVQLGSTAGSGAGPANVARIIYFDYDSFTVKPEFQSVIQAHANFLAANKGRKLVIEGNTDERGGREYNLALGQKRAEAVRRDLGLMGVSDAQVEAVSFGKEKPAVVGTDEDALAKNRRAEINYR is encoded by the coding sequence ATGAAACGCTCACTTTATTCAATTTTTTCTGCCATTTTGTTGTCGTCCGCTCTGGTGGCTTGCAGTTCCGGGGTCAAACTCAATGAAGCACCGGTCGAGAGTTTGGGTACCAGCGCCAATGCGGCTGGCGCAGGCGGTAACGCTTCTGGCGTAGCCAACCGCGGTGTCGAGCCAGTTCAGCTTGGCAGCACCGCTGGCTCAGGCGCAGGTCCAGCCAATGTGGCAAGAATAATTTATTTTGATTACGACAGCTTCACCGTCAAACCTGAATTTCAATCCGTGATTCAAGCCCACGCCAACTTCTTAGCGGCTAACAAAGGACGCAAGCTGGTTATTGAAGGTAATACCGACGAGCGTGGTGGCCGTGAATACAATTTAGCACTGGGTCAAAAACGTGCCGAAGCGGTTCGCCGTGATTTGGGTTTGATGGGTGTGAGCGATGCACAGGTTGAAGCGGTGAGTTTTGGTAAAGAAAAGCCAGCTGTTGTGGGTACAGACGAAGATGCATTGGCCAAAAATCGCCGCGCTGAAATCAACTACCGTTAA
- a CDS encoding glycosyltransferase family 2 protein produces MTISFIVLTYNRVDALLAVLTSLADQCGAGHEVLIADDGSRPEQVDMLKKNCPVFNCPVRHIWHPDIGFTAAAARNLAISQATGDYLIFLDGDCVPNHHFVQSHQRLAESGMFVNGSRVLLSERLTNKVLAEKIVLPHQRLWFWIKARISGDANKLLHFLGWPSSLFRVKQGFIWRGIRSCNMGVWRADMLAANGFDESFTGWGHEDADLVLRLSHLGICRKDGFFATEVYHLWHSENARDHESSNHKVVSQRMQTDLVMATKGLAQISVAESVRISVLQ; encoded by the coding sequence ATGACAATTAGTTTTATCGTCTTGACCTACAACCGAGTCGATGCTTTGTTGGCTGTTCTTACGTCGCTAGCGGATCAATGCGGGGCAGGGCACGAGGTGTTAATTGCGGATGACGGCTCGCGCCCTGAGCAAGTCGATATGCTTAAAAAAAACTGCCCCGTCTTTAACTGCCCTGTTCGTCATATTTGGCACCCAGATATAGGTTTTACCGCAGCGGCGGCGCGTAATTTAGCTATCAGTCAGGCTACCGGAGACTATCTCATTTTTCTTGATGGTGACTGCGTGCCTAATCACCATTTTGTCCAGTCGCACCAACGTTTGGCTGAGTCTGGAATGTTTGTAAATGGCAGTCGCGTCTTACTCAGTGAACGTTTGACTAATAAAGTGCTGGCCGAAAAAATTGTATTGCCGCATCAGAGGCTGTGGTTTTGGATTAAAGCCAGAATTTCAGGTGATGCAAACAAACTGTTGCATTTTCTGGGCTGGCCGAGTTCCCTTTTTAGGGTAAAACAAGGTTTTATCTGGCGTGGAATACGCAGTTGCAATATGGGCGTTTGGCGTGCGGACATGCTTGCTGCGAATGGTTTTGACGAGAGCTTTACCGGCTGGGGTCATGAAGATGCCGACCTAGTGCTACGCTTGAGTCACCTTGGCATATGCCGAAAAGACGGTTTTTTTGCGACTGAGGTTTATCATTTATGGCACAGCGAAAACGCCAGAGACCATGAGTCTAGTAACCATAAAGTTGTGTCCCAGCGCATGCAGACCGACTTAGTAATGGCTACAAAAGGCCTCGCGCAAATCTCTGTTGCAGAGTCCGTTCGCATTAGCGTGTTGCAATGA
- a CDS encoding polar amino acid ABC transporter permease produces MSEMSALIKWTPFLLGGFVWNIVIGVLAMTIGSLLGVVLASLRLSDKKWLRNISYGLTTLSCNVPTIVFHFYLVIMLPSDWAIPGLEWTINFPAWLKASLALAIAVLGFTSNNLMIALRQWRAGNHAAAMLFIPAWINYMLIIIMASSTASIIGVSEILSRCNIVISASNYGSDGRLMLPVYLYVSMIFLSFCYPLNCLMKKLQSYLREKYV; encoded by the coding sequence ATGAGTGAGATGTCAGCGTTAATCAAATGGACACCCTTTTTATTGGGTGGCTTTGTCTGGAATATTGTGATTGGTGTTTTAGCCATGACGATAGGCTCGTTACTTGGCGTAGTGCTGGCCAGCTTGCGTCTGTCAGATAAAAAATGGCTCAGAAACATCAGTTATGGACTGACAACGCTGAGCTGCAATGTGCCCACTATTGTGTTTCATTTTTACTTGGTGATTATGCTGCCCAGCGATTGGGCGATACCGGGACTTGAGTGGACGATTAATTTTCCCGCTTGGCTAAAAGCATCCTTGGCCTTAGCTATCGCCGTATTGGGTTTTACTTCTAATAATTTAATGATTGCCCTGCGTCAATGGCGTGCTGGGAATCACGCCGCAGCGATGCTGTTTATTCCCGCATGGATTAACTATATGCTGATCATCATCATGGCATCTAGTACAGCGTCAATTATTGGTGTTAGCGAAATACTTAGTCGCTGTAATATCGTCATCTCTGCAAGTAATTACGGCAGTGATGGCCGGCTGATGCTACCGGTATATTTGTATGTGAGTATGATTTTTTTAAGCTTTTGTTATCCACTCAATTGCTTGATGAAAAAACTCCAGTCATACCTTCGCGAAAAGTACGTCTAA